From the genome of Toxoplasma gondii ME49 chromosome XII, whole genome shotgun sequence:
GcctgtttcgtcttcggcGCTTCGAAAACGCTGCATTTCTTCTCCCAGGAAGtttcgagtgcatgcgttggtTTGAGCCGGAACATCTCCTGTGTGTGCCGAAACCGAGTGGCGGGACTCGAGTCTCGGGCAAACGTCctgacagacacagaggccCTCGTCGCCGCGTCTTGTTTCTCCTGTGTTTCTTGGTGgatgtttcgtctctcttcttccacgagTTGTGGAAACAGGATCTCTTCACACGGTCCTCTGCGTGTCTCGCCTCCACAGAAGAGGGGGACTTTAGCGGCTTCCTCGCATTCGAGGAAAGGCCGGCTCTTCCTCAGCCTTGTCTTTCAAAcatgtcttctctgtgtgtctgcaaaCTGCCCggggaagtggagaacgCGTTTTGCGTGTGACCTGAAGGcagggagacgcagcagtGCGTCGCTTCGTTTTCGGCTCTGAGCGCAACCATGGAGAAGACGCGTGACTTCCTTGTCGCTGTGCAGGTCGGAGTCGTCGGCAAATACGGCACTCGCTACGGCGCTTCCCTCAGGAAGCAGGTGAAGAAGATCGAGCTGCAACAGCATGCCAAGTACTCCTGCCCCTTCTGTGGAAAGGTCAGTGCATTTGCTCTCGAGGGAGGCGGCGCGTCTCCACCTACGCGGGTGAACGCAGCggttgtctctctcaggcTCCGGCTGCTGCGAGCGCTCTGCACAGAAGTAGCCAGGGTCTCGGAGGCGTCCttgagggaagagagaactgcaGAGTCTGCGACAGATACTTCCTCATGCGTACGCACATCTCGTCGAGACCTCGGTTCACGAATCGCGCCTCTCCACGTCGGAGGGTGGACACTGCGTCTGTCGCGGCCGTCATGTGGAGGGCAAGGAACCTTTCGCGGCCcgagtctctcgctctgtcgttctctcactctctcgctctctcacTGTCTCAGTCactcgttctctcgctctctcacTCACTCTGGCCGTCTCGCTGTGCTGCTTTCGCTGCTTGTGCAGATGGCGACGAAGCGACAAGCAGTGGGCATTTGGAAATGCCGCGGGTGCTCGAAAGTGATGACTGGAGGAGCGTGGACGCTTCAGACGGCCGCTGCCGCCACTGTGCGCTCGACCGTCGCTCGTCTGCGCAAGCAGGCAGGTGAGGCGCAGGCGGCCTAGGGGATGGTTTCAGCTCTTTCGGTCGAGGAGGCGCGTTCCGCGAGCTCGCGTTTCTGTTCGTGTGTCGCCTCCCAGACGGCGACGGAACGCAGAGGTCGAGCGAAAGAGCGGGGGAAAAAAGAGTCGCCTGAAGCCTGCAAACTCGCAAGTGCCTGctttgtttcgtctctcaccTGATGGTTAaactcgcgtctcttcttaactcgtcgcttcttctcgaacTCCGACACAAAGCAAGCCGACAGTCGCGCTGACGCTCCATGCAGACACTCGAAAATACCCGCCTCCTCACGTAGTGACCTTCAGAACTGCGTTGAAATACACAGTCCTGCATACACGCGATGAGAGAGTGACAGGAAGAAGTCGCTCCGCCCGTCGAGGATTCGGAGGAGCTGAATCTTGCCGTGGCAGGTAccggtgtgtgtgtgtgtgtgtgccaAAAAGCCAAATACGTGAGAAAATGTGCaggtacatatatatatatatatatatataaatatatatgtatatagatagttagagagatacagacacaTGCAGATATGAAAAAGGATGGAggcacacatgtatatatatatatatatttatatatgcagaCTCATGGAAACATGCAAAGGTGTGGATGCGTCTAAAACAATAGAGCTGCAGGCACATGAAGATATGttagagaaagaagagaagcctAGGTAGGGTCGGCGAGACACGCCCTCGAGCTGTTAGTCTCCACATGCCTTCTTAGTTTAGGTTGAGGAGCTGTTTGCTTAGACAACTTCTACCATCACGGTTATGAGCGCGGCCGACTGAGAAGTCACTGTGCTGCGGAATTGTGACCTGTGGGTTCACGTCTGAGGGCTAAGAGAAATCGAGTGCAAATCTCGCGACTGCATCCGTTTAGATTAAAGACTCGGTTCTTTAACCACAGCTGGTTCCGTTGCACACTGAGGAGCACACCGTGTTCGTCGATTGTGCCCAGGTCAGAACTTGCGAAGACGAGTGCAGGGCTGCTTTGCTTCGGCATGAGTGCACAAGCTTGCACGGAGAACCGTTTTTAGAACTGTTTGTGTGGGATTCGCGGAAGAACCGACCGACAGAGGACGGCCTGGAGCCTTTGATGGCTTCCGCGTTGCGGCCAGGAGCTTTGCGGtccggagagagagagcgataCACCTGTTTTCCTCACTTCTCTTGGGGAAAGTgacggagaaaaggcgaaactCTTGACACGGGGAAGTGCGGACCTTCGAGGCACACGCTCGTGAAGGAACTTCTGTTCACAATATACACCGCATAGCGTCCCCTCCAGTCGAGACACTTTGACGCGTAACTACGGAATGACACGGATGAGATTTTCCACGTTTGTCTGGAGTGCGACCAAAGCGTTGTTGCACTCCATCAACGCCTACGGGTGTTTAGCGTCTCTTTCGAGCC
Proteins encoded in this window:
- the RPL37A gene encoding ribosomal protein RPL37A (encoded by transcript TGME49_300190), whose product is MAKRTKKVGVVGKYGTRYGASLRKQVKKIELQQHAKYSCPFCGKMATKRQAVGIWKCRGCSKVMTGGAWTLQTAAAATVRSTVARLRKQAGEAQAA